A single Manduca sexta isolate Smith_Timp_Sample1 chromosome 11, JHU_Msex_v1.0, whole genome shotgun sequence DNA region contains:
- the LOC115442350 gene encoding vam6/Vps39-like protein → MHEAYEVSHLLNATVQIEAIAAYDNNLLLGTRQGHLLMYSLSVNNGNQKYEVQLLRYRKNFSKKPIQQIEVIPDENLLICLTDSIVATYSTNGVNFPLVKTFDQTKGASLFALDNKLITSASGETTSDVRLCVAVRRKLQIFNGKNGEFRHMLDFSVPDVPKVMAWGQQYLCVAFKSEYMLYNASDGKPKELFPTSSSKSLEPTIAKYSEPSFLLGRDQTSVLVEESENIVIKKTIKWTEAPIAVVWDQPFVLGLLQDQIVVQTVEPALFIQTLVDLNKARLMYRCKRGLIFVASVGQVWCLSSVDVTKQRQQLLKDKQFQIAIDLTSLADCTPEEKKQKIHSIQVLYALELFDNKSYSQAMKEFIKLNTDPADVIKLFPELDNKADSDTKKNKLKGKDLENALNALIEYLVELRSRIGKGTNSEASGSQEGAASQRNVTQQLELIDTTLLKCYLQTNDALVAPLLRLNNCRLEETEKTLLQHGKHSELIILYQTKGQHTKALQLLRDQAKQPDSSLEGYRETKKYLQHLGAEHINLIFKFSDWILKENPEEGLKIFTEDIEVENFPRPKILDFLLREHEALAIPYLEHMIYTWNDTNPFFHDALINMYRDKIINKKANITEEELQHTKSKLLAFLEKSTHYTPERVLLHFPTDSLFEERAIIFGKLGRHEHALAIYVLILGEVERAIQYCENVSKVPDEQNQDIYVILMRILMNPERSGVLTGPLANAPRHPKTSVPDLETALNILEKHANNISPLKALEVLPNSVPLSRLKHFLESALDGQLTQKRRMQILKGLLYAEHIQLQDLKQYHESKSVVINDCDVCLECKKRFSNQSAFVRYPNGDIVHYSCRIDK, encoded by the exons ATGCACGAAGCCTACGAAGTATCCCACCTTCTCAATGCGACCGTGCAGATCGAGGCTATTGCTGCCTATG aTAATAACTTGTTGTTGGGCACGAGACAGGGGCATTTGTTGATGTACTCATTGTCTGTCAACAATGGAAACCAAAAGTATGAAGTGCAGCTGTTAAGATATAGGAAGAATTTTAGTAAGAAGCCCATACAGCAGATTGAAGTCATCCCAG ATGAGAACCTGTTGATATGCTTAACAGATTCTATTGTGGCCACATACAGCACTAATGGAGTCAATTTTCCATTGGTCAAAACATTTGATCAAACCAAGGGTGCATCATTATTTGCATTAGATAATAAG ttgatCACATCAGCTAGTGGAGAGACAACTTCCGATGTTCGCTTGTGTGTTGCTGTGCGAAGAAAACTTCAAATATTCAATGGTAAAAATGGAGAATTTAGGCACATGTTGGATTTTAGTGTCCCTGATGTGCCAAAGGTCATGGCTTGGGGACAACAGTATTTGTGTGTAGCATTCAAATCAGAGTACATGTTGTAtaat gcCTCTGATGGAAAACCAAAGGAATTATTCCCAACAAGCAGTTCCAAATCCTTGGAACCGACTATAGCTAAGTATTCTGAACCGTCATTCCTTCTGGGGCGCGACCAAACATCTGTCCTTGTGGAAGAATCAgagaatattgttataaaaaagacCATTAAATGGACTGAAGCACCTATTGCTGTTG tgtggGACCAACCATTCGTGTTAGGTCTCCTGCAAGATCAAATAGTTGTACAGACTGTGGAACCAGCACTCTTCATACAGACATTAGTGGATTTGAATAAAGCAAGACTGATGTATAG atGTAAGCGAGGCTTGATATTTGTTGCCTCTGTTGGCCAGGTGTGGTGTTTGAGCTCCGTCGACGTCACCAAACAAAGGCAGCAGTTATTAAAAGACAAACAGTTCCAAATAGCCATAGATTTAACG AGTTTAGCAGATTGTACACCCGAAGAAAAAAAACAGAAGATTCATTCGATACAAGTGTTATACGCTCTAGAACTATTTGACAACAAATCTTACTCTCAGGCGATGAAAGAGTTTATAAAATTGAACACGGACCCCGCAGACGTGATCAAACTGTTCCCGGAACTGGATAACAAAGCTGACAGCGATACTAAAAAGAACAAATTGAAAGGCAAAGATCTAGAAAACGCTTTGAATGCTCTAATAGAATATTTAGTGGAGTTGCGGTCTAGAATTGGCAAGGGAACGAATTCCGAAGCGAGCGGCAGTCAAGAAGGAGCAGCCAGTCAAAGGAACGTCACGCAGCAGTTAGAGTTGATCGATACCACGTTATTGAAGTGTTATTTACag ACAAACGATGCGCTAGTTGCACCTTTATTGCGTTTAAACAACTGTCGTTTAGAAGAAACGGAAAAGACATTGCTTCAACATGGGAAACATAGCGAACTTATTATTCTTTACCAAACAAAAGGACAACATACCAAAGCACTGCAGTTACTGCGAGACCAGGCCAAACAACCCGATTCGAGTCTGGAAGGTTATCgagaaacgaaaaaatatttgcagcaTTTGg gtgCTGAGCATATAAATCTGATATTCAAATTCTCCGATTGGATTTTGAAAGAAAATCCAGAGGAAGGTTTGAAGATTTTCACCGAGGACATAGAAGTGGAAAACTTCCCGCGTCCCAAAATATTAGACTTTTTGCTAAGAGAACACGAGGCATTGGCGATACCTTATCTAGAACATATGATATACACATGGAACGATACCAACCCTTTCTTTCACGACGCGTTGATCAATATGTatagagataaaattataaacaaaaaggcTAATATAACCGAAGAGGAGTTGCAACACACCAAGTCTAAACTCTTAGCCTTTCTAGAAAAGTCCACGCACTACACGCCTGAGAGGGTTTTGTTGCACTTCCCGACGGATAGCCTGTTTGAAGAGAGAGCTATAATATTTGGGAAACTTGGCAGGCACGAACACGCGTTAGCCATATATGTGTTGatattag GTGAAGTCGAAAGAGCAATACAATACTGCGAGAACGTAAGCAAAGTTCCCGACGAGCAGAATCAAGACATTTATGTGATATTGATGAGGATACTCATGAATCCGGAGCGAAGTGGCGTGCTGACCGGTCCTCTAGCCAACGCGCCGAGACACCCCAAGACCTCCGTGCCCGACCTCGAGACAGCTCTGAACATACTGGAGAAACATGCCAACAATATATCGCCTTTGAAG GCTCTAGAAGTGCTGCCGAACTCTGTGCCGCTCAGTCGCCTCAAACACTTCCTAGAGAGCGCCCTGGACGGACAACTCACACAGAAGCGACGCATGCAAATACTCAAGGGGTTGCTTTACGCAGAACATATACAG ctCCAAGATCTGAAACAGTACCACGAATCGAAGAGTGTAGTGATAAACGACTGTGATGTGTGCCTAGAGTGTAAGAAACGCTTCAGCAACCAAAGCGCCTTTGTCCGATACCCCAACGGTGACATAGTGCATTATTCTTGTAGAATAGACAAGTAA
- the LOC115442364 gene encoding glycogen synthase kinase-3 beta isoform X1: MSGRPRTTSFAEGSKSVRKTFENQPPKPPLGGVKISSKDGSKVTTVVATPGQGPDRPQEVSYADMKLIGNGSFGVVYQAKLCDTGELIAIKKVLQDKRFKNRELQIMRRLEHCNIVKLKYFFYSSGEKAAVPAAVSSLLNAMQSLDVAKDEVYLNLVLEYIPETVYKVARHYSKDEQTIPISFIKLYMYQLFRSLAYIHSLGICHRDIKPQNLLLDPKTGVLKLCDFGSAKHLVRGEPNVSYICSRYYRAPELIFGAIDYTTKIDVWSAGCVVAELLLGQPIFPGDSGVDQLVEIIKVLGTPTREQIREMNPNYTEFKFPQIKSHPWAKVFRACTPPDAISLVSRLLEYTPGARLSPLQACAHSFFDELREPTARLPNGRPLPPLFNFTDYELSIQPSLNEFLKPRGAAGPADAPPAAAAPPDLAHDAAGAAGAAAGAGPGAAPEPSGARAH, from the exons GCAAGGACGGCTCAAAGGTGACGACTGTAGTGGCGACGCCGGGGCAGGGCCCCGACCGGCCGCAGGAGGTGAGCTATGCCGACATGAAACTCATCGGTAACGGCAGCTTCGGCGTCGTCTACCAGGCCAAATTATGCGACACCGGCGAGCTCATTGCCATCAAAAAGGTGCTCCAGGACAAAAGGTTTAAG aACCGAGAGCTTCAAATCATGCGACGACTGGAGCATTGTAATATTGTCAAATTGAAATACTTCTTTTACTCCAGTGGAGAAAAG GCGGCAGTGCCCGCAGCAGTGAGCTCTCTGTTAAACGCAATGCAGTCACTTGATGTCGCA AAAGACGAAGTGTACCTGAATCTGGTGCTGGAGTACATACCTGAGACCGTGTACAAAGTTGCGCGTCACTACTCCAAAGATGAACAAACCATACCCATTAGTtttataaag CTATACATGTATCAGTTGTTCAGAAGCCTCGCGTATATCCATTCGCTGGGTATATGCCACCGGGACATCAAGCCGCAGAACTTGCTGCTGGACCCGAAGACTGGAGTACTGAAGTTGTGTGATTTTGGTTCCGCGAAACACCTCGTCCGCGGCGAGCCCAACGTCTCGTATATTTGCTCGCGGTACTATCGCGCTCCGGAGCTCATTTTCGGCGCCATTGACTACACCACAAAGAtcg ATGTTTGGAGTGCTGGTTGCGTCGTTGCCGAATTGTTATTGGGGCAACCCATATTCCCTGGAGACTCCGGGGTCGACCAGCTCGTTGAAATCATCAAG gTATTAGGCACACCGACACGAGAACAAATACGAGAGATGAATCCAAACTACACTGAATTTAAATTCCCTCAAATCAAGAGCCACCCCTGGGCGAAG GTGTTCCGCGCGTGCACGCCGCCGGACGCGATCTCGCTGGTGTCGCGGCTGCTGGAGTACACGCCGGGCGCGCGCCTGTCGCCGCTGCAGGCGTGCGCGCACAGCTTCTTCGACGAGCTGCGCGAGCCCACCGCGCGCCTGCCCAACGGACGCCCGCTGCCGCCGCTCTTCAACTTCACCGACTACGAGCTCAGCATCCAGCCCTCGCTCAACGAGTTCCTCAAGCCGCGCGGCGCCGCCGGGCCCGCcgacgcgccgcccgccgccgccgcgccgcccgaccTGGCGCACGACGCGGCCGGCGCCGCCGGGGCCGCGGCCGGCGCCGGCCCGGGCGCCGCGCCCGAGCCGTCCGGCGCGCGCGCGCACTGA
- the LOC115442364 gene encoding glycogen synthase kinase-3 beta isoform X4, whose protein sequence is MSGRPRTTSFAEGSKSVRKTFENQPPKPPLGGVKISSKDGSKVTTVVATPGQGPDRPQEVSYADMKLIGNGSFGVVYQAKLCDTGELIAIKKVLQDKRFKNRELQIMRRLEHCNIVKLKYFFYSSGEKKDEVYLNLVLEYIPETVYKVARHYSKDEQTIPISFIKLYMYQLFRSLAYIHSLGICHRDIKPQNLLLDPKTGVLKLCDFGSAKHLVRGEPNVSYICSRYYRAPELIFGAIDYTTKIDVWSAGCVVAELLLGQPIFPGDSGVDQLVEIIKVLGTPTREQIREMNPNYTEFKFPQIKSHPWAKVFRACTPPDAISLVSRLLEYTPGARLSPLQACAHSFFDELREPTARLPNGRPLPPLFNFTDYELSIQPSLNEFLKPRGAAGPADAPPAAAAPPDLAHDAAGAAGAAAGAGPGAAPEPSGARAH, encoded by the exons GCAAGGACGGCTCAAAGGTGACGACTGTAGTGGCGACGCCGGGGCAGGGCCCCGACCGGCCGCAGGAGGTGAGCTATGCCGACATGAAACTCATCGGTAACGGCAGCTTCGGCGTCGTCTACCAGGCCAAATTATGCGACACCGGCGAGCTCATTGCCATCAAAAAGGTGCTCCAGGACAAAAGGTTTAAG aACCGAGAGCTTCAAATCATGCGACGACTGGAGCATTGTAATATTGTCAAATTGAAATACTTCTTTTACTCCAGTGGAGAAAAG AAAGACGAAGTGTACCTGAATCTGGTGCTGGAGTACATACCTGAGACCGTGTACAAAGTTGCGCGTCACTACTCCAAAGATGAACAAACCATACCCATTAGTtttataaag CTATACATGTATCAGTTGTTCAGAAGCCTCGCGTATATCCATTCGCTGGGTATATGCCACCGGGACATCAAGCCGCAGAACTTGCTGCTGGACCCGAAGACTGGAGTACTGAAGTTGTGTGATTTTGGTTCCGCGAAACACCTCGTCCGCGGCGAGCCCAACGTCTCGTATATTTGCTCGCGGTACTATCGCGCTCCGGAGCTCATTTTCGGCGCCATTGACTACACCACAAAGAtcg ATGTTTGGAGTGCTGGTTGCGTCGTTGCCGAATTGTTATTGGGGCAACCCATATTCCCTGGAGACTCCGGGGTCGACCAGCTCGTTGAAATCATCAAG gTATTAGGCACACCGACACGAGAACAAATACGAGAGATGAATCCAAACTACACTGAATTTAAATTCCCTCAAATCAAGAGCCACCCCTGGGCGAAG GTGTTCCGCGCGTGCACGCCGCCGGACGCGATCTCGCTGGTGTCGCGGCTGCTGGAGTACACGCCGGGCGCGCGCCTGTCGCCGCTGCAGGCGTGCGCGCACAGCTTCTTCGACGAGCTGCGCGAGCCCACCGCGCGCCTGCCCAACGGACGCCCGCTGCCGCCGCTCTTCAACTTCACCGACTACGAGCTCAGCATCCAGCCCTCGCTCAACGAGTTCCTCAAGCCGCGCGGCGCCGCCGGGCCCGCcgacgcgccgcccgccgccgccgcgccgcccgaccTGGCGCACGACGCGGCCGGCGCCGCCGGGGCCGCGGCCGGCGCCGGCCCGGGCGCCGCGCCCGAGCCGTCCGGCGCGCGCGCGCACTGA
- the LOC115442364 gene encoding glycogen synthase kinase-3 beta isoform X2 — MLRRRGTYTVNADPDNRHSKTKYVDPAKFVVKKTGKDGSKVTTVVATPGQGPDRPQEVSYADMKLIGNGSFGVVYQAKLCDTGELIAIKKVLQDKRFKNRELQIMRRLEHCNIVKLKYFFYSSGEKAAVPAAVSSLLNAMQSLDVAKDEVYLNLVLEYIPETVYKVARHYSKDEQTIPISFIKLYMYQLFRSLAYIHSLGICHRDIKPQNLLLDPKTGVLKLCDFGSAKHLVRGEPNVSYICSRYYRAPELIFGAIDYTTKIDVWSAGCVVAELLLGQPIFPGDSGVDQLVEIIKVLGTPTREQIREMNPNYTEFKFPQIKSHPWAKVFRACTPPDAISLVSRLLEYTPGARLSPLQACAHSFFDELREPTARLPNGRPLPPLFNFTDYELSIQPSLNEFLKPRGAAGPADAPPAAAAPPDLAHDAAGAAGAAAGAGPGAAPEPSGARAH; from the exons GCAAGGACGGCTCAAAGGTGACGACTGTAGTGGCGACGCCGGGGCAGGGCCCCGACCGGCCGCAGGAGGTGAGCTATGCCGACATGAAACTCATCGGTAACGGCAGCTTCGGCGTCGTCTACCAGGCCAAATTATGCGACACCGGCGAGCTCATTGCCATCAAAAAGGTGCTCCAGGACAAAAGGTTTAAG aACCGAGAGCTTCAAATCATGCGACGACTGGAGCATTGTAATATTGTCAAATTGAAATACTTCTTTTACTCCAGTGGAGAAAAG GCGGCAGTGCCCGCAGCAGTGAGCTCTCTGTTAAACGCAATGCAGTCACTTGATGTCGCA AAAGACGAAGTGTACCTGAATCTGGTGCTGGAGTACATACCTGAGACCGTGTACAAAGTTGCGCGTCACTACTCCAAAGATGAACAAACCATACCCATTAGTtttataaag CTATACATGTATCAGTTGTTCAGAAGCCTCGCGTATATCCATTCGCTGGGTATATGCCACCGGGACATCAAGCCGCAGAACTTGCTGCTGGACCCGAAGACTGGAGTACTGAAGTTGTGTGATTTTGGTTCCGCGAAACACCTCGTCCGCGGCGAGCCCAACGTCTCGTATATTTGCTCGCGGTACTATCGCGCTCCGGAGCTCATTTTCGGCGCCATTGACTACACCACAAAGAtcg ATGTTTGGAGTGCTGGTTGCGTCGTTGCCGAATTGTTATTGGGGCAACCCATATTCCCTGGAGACTCCGGGGTCGACCAGCTCGTTGAAATCATCAAG gTATTAGGCACACCGACACGAGAACAAATACGAGAGATGAATCCAAACTACACTGAATTTAAATTCCCTCAAATCAAGAGCCACCCCTGGGCGAAG GTGTTCCGCGCGTGCACGCCGCCGGACGCGATCTCGCTGGTGTCGCGGCTGCTGGAGTACACGCCGGGCGCGCGCCTGTCGCCGCTGCAGGCGTGCGCGCACAGCTTCTTCGACGAGCTGCGCGAGCCCACCGCGCGCCTGCCCAACGGACGCCCGCTGCCGCCGCTCTTCAACTTCACCGACTACGAGCTCAGCATCCAGCCCTCGCTCAACGAGTTCCTCAAGCCGCGCGGCGCCGCCGGGCCCGCcgacgcgccgcccgccgccgccgcgccgcccgaccTGGCGCACGACGCGGCCGGCGCCGCCGGGGCCGCGGCCGGCGCCGGCCCGGGCGCCGCGCCCGAGCCGTCCGGCGCGCGCGCGCACTGA
- the LOC115442364 gene encoding glycogen synthase kinase-3 beta isoform X5 gives MKLIGNGSFGVVYQAKLCDTGELIAIKKVLQDKRFKNRELQIMRRLEHCNIVKLKYFFYSSGEKAAVPAAVSSLLNAMQSLDVAKDEVYLNLVLEYIPETVYKVARHYSKDEQTIPISFIKLYMYQLFRSLAYIHSLGICHRDIKPQNLLLDPKTGVLKLCDFGSAKHLVRGEPNVSYICSRYYRAPELIFGAIDYTTKIDVWSAGCVVAELLLGQPIFPGDSGVDQLVEIIKVLGTPTREQIREMNPNYTEFKFPQIKSHPWAKVFRACTPPDAISLVSRLLEYTPGARLSPLQACAHSFFDELREPTARLPNGRPLPPLFNFTDYELSIQPSLNEFLKPRGAAGPADAPPAAAAPPDLAHDAAGAAGAAAGAGPGAAPEPSGARAH, from the exons ATGAAACTCATCGGTAACGGCAGCTTCGGCGTCGTCTACCAGGCCAAATTATGCGACACCGGCGAGCTCATTGCCATCAAAAAGGTGCTCCAGGACAAAAGGTTTAAG aACCGAGAGCTTCAAATCATGCGACGACTGGAGCATTGTAATATTGTCAAATTGAAATACTTCTTTTACTCCAGTGGAGAAAAG GCGGCAGTGCCCGCAGCAGTGAGCTCTCTGTTAAACGCAATGCAGTCACTTGATGTCGCA AAAGACGAAGTGTACCTGAATCTGGTGCTGGAGTACATACCTGAGACCGTGTACAAAGTTGCGCGTCACTACTCCAAAGATGAACAAACCATACCCATTAGTtttataaag CTATACATGTATCAGTTGTTCAGAAGCCTCGCGTATATCCATTCGCTGGGTATATGCCACCGGGACATCAAGCCGCAGAACTTGCTGCTGGACCCGAAGACTGGAGTACTGAAGTTGTGTGATTTTGGTTCCGCGAAACACCTCGTCCGCGGCGAGCCCAACGTCTCGTATATTTGCTCGCGGTACTATCGCGCTCCGGAGCTCATTTTCGGCGCCATTGACTACACCACAAAGAtcg ATGTTTGGAGTGCTGGTTGCGTCGTTGCCGAATTGTTATTGGGGCAACCCATATTCCCTGGAGACTCCGGGGTCGACCAGCTCGTTGAAATCATCAAG gTATTAGGCACACCGACACGAGAACAAATACGAGAGATGAATCCAAACTACACTGAATTTAAATTCCCTCAAATCAAGAGCCACCCCTGGGCGAAG GTGTTCCGCGCGTGCACGCCGCCGGACGCGATCTCGCTGGTGTCGCGGCTGCTGGAGTACACGCCGGGCGCGCGCCTGTCGCCGCTGCAGGCGTGCGCGCACAGCTTCTTCGACGAGCTGCGCGAGCCCACCGCGCGCCTGCCCAACGGACGCCCGCTGCCGCCGCTCTTCAACTTCACCGACTACGAGCTCAGCATCCAGCCCTCGCTCAACGAGTTCCTCAAGCCGCGCGGCGCCGCCGGGCCCGCcgacgcgccgcccgccgccgccgcgccgcccgaccTGGCGCACGACGCGGCCGGCGCCGCCGGGGCCGCGGCCGGCGCCGGCCCGGGCGCCGCGCCCGAGCCGTCCGGCGCGCGCGCGCACTGA
- the LOC115442364 gene encoding glycogen synthase kinase-3 beta isoform X3, translated as MSGRPRTTSFAEGSKSVRKTFENQPPKPPLGGVKISSKDGSKVTTVVATPGQGPDRPQEVSYADMKLIGNGSFGVVYQAKLCDTGELIAIKKVLQDKRFKNRELQIMRRLEHCNIVKLKYFFYSSGEKYNFYFQKDEVYLNLVLEYIPETVYKVARHYSKDEQTIPISFIKLYMYQLFRSLAYIHSLGICHRDIKPQNLLLDPKTGVLKLCDFGSAKHLVRGEPNVSYICSRYYRAPELIFGAIDYTTKIDVWSAGCVVAELLLGQPIFPGDSGVDQLVEIIKVLGTPTREQIREMNPNYTEFKFPQIKSHPWAKVFRACTPPDAISLVSRLLEYTPGARLSPLQACAHSFFDELREPTARLPNGRPLPPLFNFTDYELSIQPSLNEFLKPRGAAGPADAPPAAAAPPDLAHDAAGAAGAAAGAGPGAAPEPSGARAH; from the exons GCAAGGACGGCTCAAAGGTGACGACTGTAGTGGCGACGCCGGGGCAGGGCCCCGACCGGCCGCAGGAGGTGAGCTATGCCGACATGAAACTCATCGGTAACGGCAGCTTCGGCGTCGTCTACCAGGCCAAATTATGCGACACCGGCGAGCTCATTGCCATCAAAAAGGTGCTCCAGGACAAAAGGTTTAAG aACCGAGAGCTTCAAATCATGCGACGACTGGAGCATTGTAATATTGTCAAATTGAAATACTTCTTTTACTCCAGTGGAGAAAAG TACAATTTCTACTTCCAGAAAGACGAAGTGTACCTGAATCTGGTGCTGGAGTACATACCTGAGACCGTGTACAAAGTTGCGCGTCACTACTCCAAAGATGAACAAACCATACCCATTAGTtttataaag CTATACATGTATCAGTTGTTCAGAAGCCTCGCGTATATCCATTCGCTGGGTATATGCCACCGGGACATCAAGCCGCAGAACTTGCTGCTGGACCCGAAGACTGGAGTACTGAAGTTGTGTGATTTTGGTTCCGCGAAACACCTCGTCCGCGGCGAGCCCAACGTCTCGTATATTTGCTCGCGGTACTATCGCGCTCCGGAGCTCATTTTCGGCGCCATTGACTACACCACAAAGAtcg ATGTTTGGAGTGCTGGTTGCGTCGTTGCCGAATTGTTATTGGGGCAACCCATATTCCCTGGAGACTCCGGGGTCGACCAGCTCGTTGAAATCATCAAG gTATTAGGCACACCGACACGAGAACAAATACGAGAGATGAATCCAAACTACACTGAATTTAAATTCCCTCAAATCAAGAGCCACCCCTGGGCGAAG GTGTTCCGCGCGTGCACGCCGCCGGACGCGATCTCGCTGGTGTCGCGGCTGCTGGAGTACACGCCGGGCGCGCGCCTGTCGCCGCTGCAGGCGTGCGCGCACAGCTTCTTCGACGAGCTGCGCGAGCCCACCGCGCGCCTGCCCAACGGACGCCCGCTGCCGCCGCTCTTCAACTTCACCGACTACGAGCTCAGCATCCAGCCCTCGCTCAACGAGTTCCTCAAGCCGCGCGGCGCCGCCGGGCCCGCcgacgcgccgcccgccgccgccgcgccgcccgaccTGGCGCACGACGCGGCCGGCGCCGCCGGGGCCGCGGCCGGCGCCGGCCCGGGCGCCGCGCCCGAGCCGTCCGGCGCGCGCGCGCACTGA
- the LOC115442364 gene encoding glycogen synthase kinase-3 beta isoform X6, with protein sequence MKLIGNGSFGVVYQAKLCDTGELIAIKKVLQDKRFKNRELQIMRRLEHCNIVKLKYFFYSSGEKKDEVYLNLVLEYIPETVYKVARHYSKDEQTIPISFIKLYMYQLFRSLAYIHSLGICHRDIKPQNLLLDPKTGVLKLCDFGSAKHLVRGEPNVSYICSRYYRAPELIFGAIDYTTKIDVWSAGCVVAELLLGQPIFPGDSGVDQLVEIIKVLGTPTREQIREMNPNYTEFKFPQIKSHPWAKVFRACTPPDAISLVSRLLEYTPGARLSPLQACAHSFFDELREPTARLPNGRPLPPLFNFTDYELSIQPSLNEFLKPRGAAGPADAPPAAAAPPDLAHDAAGAAGAAAGAGPGAAPEPSGARAH encoded by the exons ATGAAACTCATCGGTAACGGCAGCTTCGGCGTCGTCTACCAGGCCAAATTATGCGACACCGGCGAGCTCATTGCCATCAAAAAGGTGCTCCAGGACAAAAGGTTTAAG aACCGAGAGCTTCAAATCATGCGACGACTGGAGCATTGTAATATTGTCAAATTGAAATACTTCTTTTACTCCAGTGGAGAAAAG AAAGACGAAGTGTACCTGAATCTGGTGCTGGAGTACATACCTGAGACCGTGTACAAAGTTGCGCGTCACTACTCCAAAGATGAACAAACCATACCCATTAGTtttataaag CTATACATGTATCAGTTGTTCAGAAGCCTCGCGTATATCCATTCGCTGGGTATATGCCACCGGGACATCAAGCCGCAGAACTTGCTGCTGGACCCGAAGACTGGAGTACTGAAGTTGTGTGATTTTGGTTCCGCGAAACACCTCGTCCGCGGCGAGCCCAACGTCTCGTATATTTGCTCGCGGTACTATCGCGCTCCGGAGCTCATTTTCGGCGCCATTGACTACACCACAAAGAtcg ATGTTTGGAGTGCTGGTTGCGTCGTTGCCGAATTGTTATTGGGGCAACCCATATTCCCTGGAGACTCCGGGGTCGACCAGCTCGTTGAAATCATCAAG gTATTAGGCACACCGACACGAGAACAAATACGAGAGATGAATCCAAACTACACTGAATTTAAATTCCCTCAAATCAAGAGCCACCCCTGGGCGAAG GTGTTCCGCGCGTGCACGCCGCCGGACGCGATCTCGCTGGTGTCGCGGCTGCTGGAGTACACGCCGGGCGCGCGCCTGTCGCCGCTGCAGGCGTGCGCGCACAGCTTCTTCGACGAGCTGCGCGAGCCCACCGCGCGCCTGCCCAACGGACGCCCGCTGCCGCCGCTCTTCAACTTCACCGACTACGAGCTCAGCATCCAGCCCTCGCTCAACGAGTTCCTCAAGCCGCGCGGCGCCGCCGGGCCCGCcgacgcgccgcccgccgccgccgcgccgcccgaccTGGCGCACGACGCGGCCGGCGCCGCCGGGGCCGCGGCCGGCGCCGGCCCGGGCGCCGCGCCCGAGCCGTCCGGCGCGCGCGCGCACTGA